A single region of the Mercenaria mercenaria strain notata chromosome 6, MADL_Memer_1, whole genome shotgun sequence genome encodes:
- the LOC128557926 gene encoding uncharacterized protein LOC128557926 translates to MYLCGDFNSRCSDNLDYIPGIDRLTDRDVIDFSSNQYGDVLTEFLINVNFCILNGRNTITNNFTFVGPQDASVVDYCLIPYENLSMFVDFEVLKVSDILDSTNGYSQLSKLAVPDHSLLKWNLSLDVVGKNYADFKPKCNMVHTKTLYDTKHVGREFLADPEVQREVFHTIDQLESAVVSQVGLNEAYDRFVNIVHVEMSSKLEQKVITISANRRTGKKLRVKKPWWSEQLTVLWTDLCKAEKSWLKCKSNNRQCLKHVYVQKRKAFDSSVQRAKRQYVYQAQSDLEAAVSANSRMFWKSIGNIGIGNERLKSIPFEVKLSDGSISTDPEIVLKKWGSDFAGLLNSGNTISSEVANDINIHNVGLHNDNSMDVPETDHLDSMITIDEILKCILHAKSGKAPGYDNIPCELLKNDSALALLQSLFNRCFISGTVPTAWSKSIITPIPKCSTSDPRDPLSYRGITLAPSMYKIYCAVLNNRLAKWTESNNIICDEQNGFVKGKSTIDQVQSLTTIIETRKLKKLPTFTAFIDFKKAYDLRP, encoded by the coding sequence atGTATCTGTGCGGTGATTTTAACAGTAGGTGTTCTGATAACTTGGACTATATTCCAGGTATTGATCGTTTAACTGATAGAGATGTTATAGATTTCTCTTCAAACCAATATGGAGATGTGTTAACAGAatttttaattaatgtaaatttttgtattttgaatggGAGGAATACCATAACAAATAACTTCACATTTGTAGGACCTCAAGATGCATCTGTTGTTGATTATTGTTTAATCCCTTATGAAAACCTGTCCATGTTTGTAGACTTTGAGGTATTGAAAGTATCCGATATTCTAGATTCAACCAACGGGTACTCGCAACTTAGTAAACTTGCAGTGCCAGATCACTCATTACTTAAGTGGAACCTTAGTTTAGATGTTGTTGGCAAGAACTATGCtgattttaaaccaaaatgtaaTATGGTGCATACTAAAACATTGTATGATACTAAGCATGTAGGTCGTGAATTTTTGGCAGATCCTGAGGTTCAAAGGGAGGTTTTTCATACCATTGATCAGCTAGAAAGTGCTGTTGTATCACAAGTTGGTCTAAACGAAGCCTATGATAGATTTGTCAATATTGTTCATGTTGAGATGTCCTCTAAACTAGAACAAAAAGTTATTACTATATCTGCTAACAGAAGAACGGGAAAAAAATTAAGGGTGAAAAAACCATGGTGGTCTGAACAACTTACAGTCCTGTGGACTGACCTGTGCAAAGCTGAAAAGTCATGGCTTAAATGTAAAAGTAATAATCGGCAATGCCTTAAACATGTATATGTACAGAAAAGGAAAGCATTTGATAGTAGTGTTCAGAGAGCTAAGAGGCAGTATGTTTATCAAGCCCAGTCCGACCTTGAAGCTGCAGTATCGGCAAACTCAAGAATGTTTTGGAAAAGCATTGGAAATATTGGTATTGGAAATGAGCGTTTAAAGAGCATACCTTTTGAAGTAAAATTGTCTGATGGTTCTATTAGTACTGATCCGGAAATCGTTCTCAAAAAATGGGGCTCTGATTTTGCAGGTCTTCTAAACTCTGGGAACACTATATCAAGTGAAGTTgctaatgatattaatatacatAATGTAGGTCTGCATAATGATAATAGTATGGATGTACCTGAGACTGACCATCTTGATAGTATGATAACTATTGATGaaattttgaagtgtattttaCATGCTAAATCTGGTAAAGCACCTGGATATGATAATATACCATGTGAACTACTCAAAAATGATTCTGCGTTAGCTTTGTTACAAAGTCTTTTTAACAGATGTTTTATAAGCGGTACAGTTCCCACTGCATGGTCGAaaagtataattacaccaatacCAAAATGTTCAACATCAGATCCTAGAGACCCTCTTTCATACAGAGGTATAACATTAGCCCCTTCAATGTACAAAATCTATTGTGCAGTTTTAAATAACAGATTGGCTAAGTGGACTgaaagtaataatataatttgTGACGAGCAAAATGGTTTTGTAAAAGGTAAAAGCACAATTGATCAAGTACAGTCACTTACAACAATAATTGAAACACGTAAACTTAAAAAGTTACCAACATTTACagcttttatagattttaagaAAGCATACGACCTAAGACCGTAG